In the Acidobacteriota bacterium genome, one interval contains:
- a CDS encoding glycosyltransferase family 39 protein, protein MIDREWREAADMRPATVWLAVVLLTAAVLRFWRIGHGIPYAIGVDEPEIVGRVVTMMRTGDLNPRFFDYPGLVFYLHLPVAIARFLWGAVSQEFRSLADAGPEHFYLWSRAVTAAFGVATVVLVHQIGMRWGARHALLAAGLMAVMPMHVRESHFVLTDVPMTFFVTLTFLWSLKAQEERRLGAFVVAGIAAGLSTGMKYTAGIVLLAPLVAAWTTFAARPSRAACAGASVAAAGLAFLVVAPYTLLDLPGFLNGFAHLVSYYAERPAGAEPGWVIYAKHLRLNLQWPAFLLMLSGIGLGLVRAVKGPGQGRWALLVAVPVVYFWSIADRALIYGRYLLPVVPFACLLAAIAVVSGVSLLRRFDIPRAARTLLIVGLTVAAVLPPAWRAASWVRDLGRPTTQEAAWIWIDANVPTGSRVVLERAALWLPGGRFQPEHVRWLVDRSLDDYRGAGVAFIVASSESYGPIMAEPERDRRRHEAYVRFFRETREVAVFTPGPDCAGPEFRIFA, encoded by the coding sequence GTGATCGATCGCGAATGGCGGGAAGCCGCCGACATGCGGCCCGCCACGGTCTGGCTGGCGGTGGTCCTGCTCACGGCCGCCGTGCTCCGCTTCTGGCGGATCGGCCACGGCATTCCCTACGCGATCGGTGTCGACGAACCGGAGATCGTCGGCCGTGTCGTCACGATGATGCGGACGGGCGACCTCAACCCCAGGTTCTTCGATTACCCGGGACTCGTCTTCTACCTGCACCTGCCCGTCGCAATTGCCAGGTTCCTGTGGGGCGCCGTCAGCCAGGAGTTCCGGTCGCTCGCCGACGCGGGGCCCGAGCACTTCTACCTGTGGAGCCGTGCCGTCACCGCGGCCTTCGGCGTCGCCACCGTCGTGCTCGTCCACCAGATCGGCATGCGGTGGGGTGCCCGCCACGCCCTGCTCGCGGCCGGGCTCATGGCCGTCATGCCGATGCACGTGCGCGAGTCGCACTTCGTGCTCACCGACGTGCCGATGACCTTCTTCGTGACGCTCACCTTCCTCTGGTCGCTGAAGGCCCAGGAAGAGCGGCGGCTCGGCGCGTTCGTCGTGGCCGGCATCGCCGCGGGGCTCTCGACGGGGATGAAGTACACGGCGGGCATCGTGCTGCTCGCGCCACTCGTCGCGGCGTGGACGACCTTCGCGGCGAGGCCGTCGCGTGCGGCGTGCGCGGGCGCCTCGGTTGCCGCGGCAGGCCTCGCGTTCCTGGTCGTTGCCCCGTACACCCTGCTCGATCTCCCGGGGTTCCTCAACGGGTTCGCCCACCTGGTGTCGTACTACGCCGAGCGCCCCGCCGGTGCCGAGCCCGGCTGGGTGATCTACGCCAAGCACCTGCGACTCAACCTGCAGTGGCCGGCCTTTCTGCTCATGCTATCTGGCATCGGGCTGGGCCTCGTCCGTGCCGTGAAGGGACCCGGGCAGGGACGCTGGGCGCTGCTCGTGGCGGTGCCGGTCGTGTACTTCTGGTCGATTGCCGACCGGGCGCTCATCTACGGTCGCTATCTGCTGCCCGTCGTGCCGTTCGCGTGCCTGCTCGCCGCCATCGCGGTCGTCTCCGGGGTCAGCCTGCTCCGCCGGTTCGACATCCCCCGGGCGGCTCGCACGCTGCTCATCGTCGGCCTCACGGTCGCGGCCGTGCTCCCGCCGGCGTGGCGGGCGGCCAGCTGGGTCCGCGACCTCGGACGCCCGACGACGCAGGAGGCGGCCTGGATCTGGATCGACGCGAACGTCCCGACCGGCAGTCGGGTCGTGCTCGAACGCGCGGCGCTGTGGCTGCCCGGCGGGCGTTTCCAGCCGGAACACGTGCGCTGGCTCGTCGACCGCTCGCTCGACGACTATCGCGGCGCGGGGGTGGCCTTCATCGTCGCCTCATCGGAGTCGTACGGACCCATCATGGCGGAGCCCGAGCGCGACCGGCGCCGCCACGAGGCGTACGTGCGCTTCTTCCGCGAGACACGCGAGGTGGCGGTGTTCACCCCCGGCCCCGACTGCGCCGGCCCCGAGTTCCGCATCTTCGC
- a CDS encoding glycosyltransferase family 4 protein: MSREPLRVAVLARAVWPLHGHGGLERHVYDLVAHLAGRDVRVTLVVPPPRPGRPRALELAGDGCTLVTVPYVTFPLANRRWTTILDRDTAYPMYGWRAGRRALRLVAAGAIDVVHALGASGLGYALARGADPRATAPFVLNPQGLEEFGATDPRRARLKRLAYWPLRQAVVACARASDAVIATDEALRPIVVGHLPVDPTRVHVVPNAVDLERIDRLAPAGEGARLRAAHGIGDDECLLVSVGRIEENKGFHVLADALARLASSGTPLPPWRWVLVGDGPYRARLLRYTAVRALGSRMICIGRVDDRELHASLDAADLFVHPTLYEGSSLVTLEAMAHRLAVVATRAGGLPDKVVAGQTGWLVAPGDAQALADALADALRAGPEERRRRGLAGRALAERRFAWPAVVDGLIDVYCGLTAARQQVAR; the protein is encoded by the coding sequence GTGAGCCGCGAGCCGTTGCGGGTGGCCGTGCTCGCTCGCGCCGTGTGGCCGCTGCACGGGCACGGCGGGCTCGAGCGGCACGTGTACGACCTCGTCGCGCATCTCGCAGGGCGCGACGTCCGAGTCACGCTCGTCGTGCCTCCACCGCGCCCCGGTCGGCCGCGGGCCCTCGAACTGGCCGGCGACGGCTGCACGCTCGTCACCGTGCCGTACGTCACGTTCCCATTGGCGAATCGGCGCTGGACGACCATCCTCGATCGCGACACGGCCTATCCGATGTACGGATGGCGGGCGGGACGCCGAGCGCTCCGCCTCGTGGCCGCCGGCGCCATCGACGTCGTGCACGCCCTCGGCGCCAGTGGCCTCGGGTACGCCCTGGCCCGTGGCGCCGACCCGCGAGCGACCGCTCCGTTCGTGCTCAACCCTCAGGGCCTCGAGGAGTTCGGCGCCACCGATCCGCGGCGCGCGCGCCTCAAGCGCCTCGCCTACTGGCCGCTCAGACAGGCCGTCGTCGCTTGCGCGCGCGCGTCGGACGCCGTCATCGCCACCGACGAAGCGCTCCGGCCCATCGTCGTCGGGCACCTGCCCGTCGACCCCACTCGCGTGCACGTCGTGCCGAATGCGGTCGACCTCGAACGTATCGACCGCCTGGCCCCCGCTGGCGAGGGCGCGCGTCTTCGGGCCGCGCACGGCATCGGCGACGACGAGTGTCTGCTCGTGTCGGTCGGGCGGATCGAGGAGAACAAGGGCTTCCACGTGCTGGCCGACGCCCTTGCCCGGCTCGCTTCGTCCGGCACGCCGCTTCCCCCCTGGCGCTGGGTGCTCGTGGGCGACGGCCCATACCGAGCCCGGCTGCTTCGGTACACCGCCGTGCGAGCGCTCGGTTCGCGTATGATCTGCATCGGCCGAGTCGATGACCGGGAGCTCCACGCTTCTCTGGATGCGGCAGACCTGTTCGTGCACCCCACGCTCTACGAGGGCAGCTCGCTCGTGACGCTCGAAGCGATGGCCCATCGCCTGGCGGTCGTGGCGACACGCGCCGGCGGCCTGCCCGACAAGGTCGTGGCTGGCCAGACCGGGTGGCTCGTGGCACCCGGCGATGCGCAGGCGCTGGCCGACGCCCTGGCCGACGCGCTGCGGGCAGGGCCCGAAGAGCGGCGGCGGCGCGGCCTCGCGGGGCGCGCGCTCGCCGAGCGCCGGTTCGCGTGGCCGGCGGTCGTCGATGGACTGATCGACGTCTATTGCGGCCTGACGGCCGCGCGTCAGCAGGTGGCGAGGTGA
- a CDS encoding glycosyltransferase family 4 protein has translation MRVLLATDSFPPGCGGSGWSTFELARGLTGLGHDVLVVQVRPGHSSGTRERTYRGLRVIEYDAPAPRLPYVRNYFKNERLRARLGPWLAAIVRRERVDVVHGQHVLTGPPSIDAAAEAGVPSVCTVRDYWPVCYWSDLIHDPRADHLCPACGPRPMTRCIRPRARAAWPLALPLVPYMAANLRRKRASLAASDAVIAVSTIIAADLRARAPELGATRIETIPNPVDIEPLRAAAARTPRPLDAPYAVYSGKLATNKGVAHLVPALVEAGLDWPVVVVGDGPERARVEAEARAAGLDVRFAGWLDRDEALAWVAHASLLVFPSHGPESLSRVLLEAGALGVPVAAMDTGGTRDIVQTGVTGLVSTTRGGLAADVRRLASDAGLRRRLGAAAAQHVTTTFDARAVVPKVASLYDELVAARARGIR, from the coding sequence ATGCGCGTCCTGCTCGCGACCGACTCGTTCCCGCCTGGCTGCGGTGGCAGCGGCTGGAGCACGTTCGAGCTCGCCCGCGGCCTTACGGGTCTCGGCCATGACGTGCTCGTCGTGCAGGTGCGGCCCGGCCACTCGAGCGGCACGCGCGAGCGGACCTACCGCGGGTTGAGGGTCATCGAGTACGACGCACCGGCACCCCGCCTGCCGTACGTGCGCAACTACTTCAAGAACGAACGGCTCCGCGCCAGGCTCGGCCCCTGGCTGGCCGCGATCGTCCGGCGCGAGCGAGTCGACGTCGTCCATGGCCAGCACGTGCTCACCGGTCCGCCCTCCATCGATGCGGCGGCCGAGGCGGGGGTGCCGTCGGTGTGCACCGTGCGCGATTACTGGCCCGTGTGCTACTGGTCGGACCTGATCCACGATCCGCGGGCCGACCACCTGTGCCCGGCCTGCGGACCGCGGCCCATGACGCGCTGCATCAGGCCCAGGGCGCGAGCGGCGTGGCCGCTGGCCCTGCCGCTCGTACCGTACATGGCGGCCAACCTCCGGCGCAAGCGGGCGAGCCTGGCCGCGAGCGATGCGGTGATCGCCGTCAGCACGATCATCGCCGCCGACCTCCGCGCGCGCGCCCCGGAACTGGGCGCGACGCGGATCGAGACGATCCCCAATCCCGTCGATATCGAGCCGCTGCGGGCGGCCGCCGCGCGCACGCCTCGCCCGCTCGACGCGCCGTACGCCGTGTACTCGGGCAAGCTCGCCACGAACAAGGGCGTGGCGCATCTCGTCCCGGCGCTCGTCGAGGCCGGTCTCGACTGGCCGGTGGTCGTCGTGGGCGACGGCCCGGAGCGCGCGCGTGTGGAAGCCGAAGCCCGCGCGGCCGGCCTCGACGTGCGTTTCGCCGGGTGGCTCGACCGCGACGAGGCCCTCGCGTGGGTGGCGCACGCCTCGCTGCTCGTCTTTCCCTCGCACGGGCCGGAGTCGCTGAGCCGCGTGCTGCTCGAGGCCGGCGCCCTCGGCGTGCCGGTCGCCGCCATGGACACCGGCGGCACGCGCGACATCGTCCAGACCGGCGTCACGGGACTCGTGTCGACGACGCGCGGCGGGCTGGCCGCCGACGTGCGCCGGCTGGCCTCGGACGCCGGGCTGCGACGGCGACTGGGCGCCGCCGCCGCACAGCACGTCACGACGACCTTCGATGCGCGCGCTGTCGTGCCGAAGGTCGCCTCGCTCTACGACGAGCTCGTGGCCGCGCGGGCCAGGGGCATTCGGTGA